Within the Nitrospirota bacterium genome, the region GCCAATCGTCATGCGGCCAACACGACGGCCTATACGGTGGACTACGGGTCTGTCACAGCCGGCCGGATCACGATCAATAATCCAGCCGGCAATGCCAATTCGCTCATCATGAGGTTCGGTAATGCCGGCTCCACCGTAGGGCAGATCATGGGATCCGGGGGAGGCACCGTGACGGAGACGGCGGGGGCCTCTGCTTCGACCTTGAATAACGATGCCGGGTATGTCGCATATCTGTCTGGTGCGAACATCGATTTCGACGGGCTTCGCGTCGTGTTGCAGGACGGGACGAGAGGACCGCGCAACGGAGATGTCTTCGCGGTCGCGCAAGCCAGAAGCGTCGTACTCACGAATCAGTCCTATGTCTCAGGCGGCACGATTGTGGCTGAGGGCTTGCGGTTCTCTCTCCGAGACGGAGCGGCGGCTCCGGCAAGCGGCGATCTATTCACCATCCAGACCGGAGTCCAGTATCAGGGCGACGATGGTTTGCAGACGATCGAAGTCGGCGACGGCCAAACGGTCAAAACGAATCAGCCTGGAAATCTGACCTTTACCGGTCCCGCGATCGACCTCTTCGCATCGGTGAAAAATCTGACCGCATCCCTGAACGGGAATTATGTGGGCGGCATTCAGCGAGGCTTGGCCGCGGTCGATGTGGCGGTGGACCAGGTTTCTTCAGTGCAGGGAGAACTCGGCGCATTGGTCAACCGTCTCGTGTCGAACAAAGGAAGTCTCGACGAGACGAAGGTTTTTCTCTCGAATATTCTTTCTACGCACGAGGACGTCGATCTGGTGGAGGCGATTTCTCAGTTGACGCTTCAGCAGCAAGCCATCGAGGCGGCGGGGGCCACGTTGAATCGTATCTTCGAAAGCTCTCTCTTGAAGTACTTGAAGTAAGAGAGGGTTCACTCTCAAGAAAAAATGAAAGAGGCCGATACTCTACTCGATAGGTCAGTGGCATTCGCCAAGGAAGGCAATGATGTTGGTCCTGACGCGCCGGCGTGGAGAAGCGATCACAATTGGCCCCAATATTCGGGTGGTGGTGCTCGACATTAAGGGAGGCCAGATTCGCTTAGGGATCGAGGCGCCATCCACGGTCGAGATCCATCGGGATGAAGTCTGTGTGAGAATTCAAGAAGAAAATCAATCGGCAGCCTGTACCGGGGTGGTCCCTCTGGCTGCGTTCCGGCGTCTCCTGCCCGCAGGGCGCCGCTCAATTGCGTGAGGCTCGATCATGAAGTTTTCGTCGACTCGCTTCGGGGCCTTAGAGGTGTCCGATAGCTCGATCCTGACCTTCCCCTCCGGCATCTTGGGGTTCCCGGATTGGACGAGGTACGTCATTCTCGACCATGGGACCGATGCTCCGTTCAAGTGGCTCCATTGTGTTGAGGAGTCCAGTCTGGCCTTCGTCGTCCTTGACCCCGCATTGTTCCATGCCAATTATCGGGTCGAGATCCCGGATGAAGTGTTGGCGGAAGTGAAGGGAACGGCCGCAGACGGATTGACCCTGGCCGTCATCCTCACCATTCCGTCCGAAGATCCAGGACGGATCACGGCCAACCTGCGCGGGCCGCTCCTCATGAATCCCTCCACCAGGCTCTGTAAGCAGATGGTCCTCTCCGACGACTATGCGACCCGCTATCCGATTTTTGCCATGCCCGCGGCCTGCCAGCCTTCACTGACTGAGTCGCGTTCCGAAGCTATCCCTGTCTAGCAAGTTGTTGATAAAGGCCGCCAGCGGCCTTCTCGCGGCGCGCAGAGGCTCAACGTACTGCCGAGTACGTTGAGCCTCTCCACTTGCTGCGGCCTTTCAGAACAGCCGACTACTAATTTTTATGAATAGTGGTGCTGAAGATATCTGACGATCTGATGAATTCCGAACCTTCAACAGATCATCAGGTCAACAGATTCAAGAATGGCTTCACAACATGCGTGTCACGGGGTCTCTCCTGTCGTCGAATTCTTCGTGTCCGGTGGCGACGCGGTTCGTGCGTTCATCACTTTGACCAGGCGAACCACTGCAACCTCAATCTGGGTATAGATGATGGGGGCATCGAGTAAGGTGCCGAGTCGCCCGAGCGCTTCCAGCCGACCGGCAGCCAGGACAACCTCCGGTGCACAGAGGTTTCCGGCCGTGCCTTTCAAGAGATGTGCAGACTGTTCGATGTCCTGCTGGTTCTGGCTCGCTAAGGCGATGCGGATGTTTTCCAGCATGGATTGATAGCGCTGTAGAAATAAGACGATCAGCTGGTCCAATAATTCACGATCGCCGCCGATATTGCGTAACATCGTGGCGGTGTCGAAAATCATCGGAACTGCGTCAGCGGCAACTGGTGATTCGGGGGAAGGCGTGTTGCCGCTGTCCATGGCTCGTGCAGGCTGGGAGGTATGAATCCACCGCTCGAGCGCACCCTTGAGTTCCTCTTTCCGAATGGGCTTCGTCAAGTAATCGTCCATGCCGGCTGCGAGGCAGCGCTCGCGATCTCCGCTCATGGCGTTGGCTGTCAACGCCATGATCGGAATATGGCATGCCGTAGGGGAGTCGACCGTCGTCGATGCCTGCGCGTCGGCTTCGCGTTGGCGAATGAGTTTGGTCGCGCCGAATCCATCGAGGATCGGCATCTGACAGTCCATCAGGATCGCGGCATAGCCGCCGCGCTCTAAGGCAGCCAATACGTCGCGACCATTCTCGACGACGTCCGATTGGTAGCCGAGTTTTTCTAACATGCGGACGGTCAATTTTTGATTGATAAGATTATCTTCGGCCACCAGGACTCGGGGCAGCGACTTGGTTTCTGCAAGCGTATGCCGCGTGATCAGTGGCGGGGCGGGTGCCGTCGCCGGCATCGTCGTCGGCTGCCCTGTGTTGACAAGACAGGGTAATCCCAGGACGGTTCTCAAACAGTTCGCGAGTTGATCGTGGCGGGCTGGCTTCGTGAGATAGGCCACGAACCCGGCCTGGCGCGCCAATTCCGCATGTCCTCGCTGAACGAGTGACGTAAGGATCACGAGACGGACGAGTGCCCCAACCGGATGGGCCTTTAATTCTTTGGCGAGTTGGAGTCCATCCTTGCCCGGCATCACCATGTCGACGATGGCGACATCGTACGAGATGCCTTGTGCCGTCTGCTGCTCAATCAAGGTCATGGCAGCGGCGGCATCCTGGGCGAGGTCGTCGACCATGCCCCATCCTGTCACGAGGTGATGCAGAATCATCCGGTTCGATTCATTGTCGTCGACGATCAGGACGCGCCGTCCGGCCAACTCTGCAGACGGCACGATGGCTAAGACAGACGTCGTTTGTTTCAGGAACTGCGCCGTGCACCAGAACGTACTGCCCTGTCCCGATTGACTGGTGATTCCGACCTGGCCACCCATTTGCTCGATGAGTTGTTTCGAAATCGCGAGACCCAACCCGGTTCCCCCGTATTTTCTGGACGTCGAGCTATCGGCCTGGGTAAAGGGTTGAAAGAGTCGCGCCTGAACTTCCGGGGGGATGCCGATTCCACTATCGGTGACTTCGAATCGCACGATCACCTTGTCGTCCAGCTCTTGATCGAGGAAGGCTTGAACCGTTACGTCGCCCTGGTCTGTAAATTTGATCGCATTCCCGACGAAGTTCGTGAGGATCTGACGCAGTCGCCCGGGGTCGCCACGCAGCCCGGTCGGGACGGCCGCATGGACCAGGCCGGTGATTTCCAGGCCCTTCGTCTGCGCCCGTTCTGCGAACTGCCCCAGGACATCTTCCACGGTGGTGCGGAGGTTGAAGTCGATACATTCCAGTTCCAGTTTGCCGGCTTCGATTTTGCCGAATTCCAGAATGTCGTTAATCAGGCTCAGGAGGGCTTCGCCGCATTGCCGAATAGTTTCGATGTAGGACTGTTGCTCTTCCGAAGGCTCCGTATCCATCAGCAACCCTGTCATGCCGATCACGCCGTTCATCGGCGTCCGTAATTCATGGCTGACGGTCGCCAGGAACGAGGCCTTCACCTCGGCCGCCTCCTGTGAGTCCTTGAGGGCTTGATCTAATTGGCGATTGCTGTCACGAAGGTGCTGGGATGACTGACGCAGCGCCTCTTCAGCCGCTTTGACGTCGGTCATATCGACGGCATATCCTCTGACCAAGTGCTGCGAGGGGACCGGGCAGAAAATCCATGAGAAATTTGCCTGCGGTAAACAGACCTCTTCTCCGCGTATCTCCTGTCCCGATTCGAGGCAGCGCTGAACCAGCCTCGGAAGCTCACGTGGACAGACGATTGGAAACCCAACGGCATCAAAGCCGAATTGTTGCAGCAACTGCGTCATCGCAGGATTCGCATAGATAAGATTACAGTCGGCGTTCAATTCGATGATAGGCGAGGGGCTTTCTTCCGCCACGCATGCGAGGCGGTCGCAATCGTCCTGCAGCTCTATTTCGTGAGTGAGGTCGCGTATCGTCAAGACCCCGTCGAGATGTCCTTCTCCATCCAGGAAGACATAACTCCATTCGACCGGATGTGATTTCTGTGCCGGGCCTGCGAGTGTCGTCCGGGATGTATGGATGGGGCGGCGAGTAGGAAGAGACTCGCGAATACGTGCCGCAATGGTATGCCCGACGGATCCTGGTTGCTGTTGCCAGATGTCCTGTATCGGTTTCGCGGTGCAAAAATCGGCTGAATAGCCCAGGAGGCGAGCGGCCTCAGCGTTGACCGAGAGGATCTGGAGGTGACGATCGAGCTGGACGACCCCGATGGGGAGGGTATCCAAGAGGCCCTGATCGATCGGGCTGTGAGACGTGGAAGGTGAGGACTGAGGCGCCCCCTTTGCCTTCCTCGTCGTTGACTGCTTCATCATGCCGCCTCCGGTTCAACAGTCTCAAGAAACAGGGCCACATTCACTCGTTCCTGAAGAGGATCCATGACCTTTGTGATGGACCTCGCTGAAGCGCCGACTGCCTGGGCGCCAAGGTCGACGAGAATCGGAGTGAAATAGGATTCGCCCTGCGCGCCCATGATCACTTTGATGATCGGCTTGAGCCGCTGTGTGGGATTCATTCCCACGACCACCGCCTGTTCTGTTGTGTTCAACTGGACCAGACTGCCGATCGGGTAGACGCCCAGACTGCCGATCATGGCCTGGATCAATTCTTTGGCATATTGTCCGGTATCCCCAAGTCGAAACAGCTGTCGGATTGCATCATGCGGCAACATCGCCGGGCGTCCTCCACGGCGGCTCACCATGCCGTCATAGGCATCGACCAGGCCGACCAGCTGTGCCAAGACCGAGAGGGAGTCTCCCTGGAGTTTGTGCGGGAAGCCGCTGCCATCGCTTCGCTCATGATGTTCGGCGACGATTCGAACGACTGCGTCACGGTCTTCTTTCGCCTCTCGTAAGATCGCCTGTCCCAGCGCAGGATGTTGTTGCATCACCGTCCGTTCCTGCTCCGTGAGGTCATGATTTTTTCGGTACAGATTCCTGGGCAATCGGACATAGCCGATATCGTGGAGCAACGCGCCGGCGCCGAGCGCCTCCATCTCACCCTCCGGTATCCCATAGGTTTGCGCGACGATGAGGGCGAGGGTGCAGACATCAAGGGCATGTGACGCCAACGTGCGATCAAACCGTTTCATTTTCTGGAGAAAGAGAAGACTGAGCATCCCGGAGCTGTCATCCAGGACCCGTGAGAGCACATTCGAGACGACCAGTCGCAAGGTGGCTGGGCGAGGGACGATACCTGCTTCCAACTCTTCAAACATTCGCTCCATCGAGGTGATGGATTCGGTGTAGGTCTTCTGTGCCTCCGCAGCTTGTATGGTGGCTTGCCCTGGATGCAGTTGTTTCTGTGGGTCAGGGGAGCGTGCCTGAGCAGGTTGTCCTTCTGTGCCAGGGGCGAGCGGTGCCGTGTCCTCTGATGATGGGGCAGACAGTCCCGCAGGGCTCGGCTGGGTAGAGGCGGTTGACTGCTCCGCATTCGAGGACAGTGAGGTTCCCTGATTGCCAGGTGAGTCCTGTGTTTTCGTCGGCGGTGAGGAGCGTTCTGTGGTCCCAGCCACGTGACCAGCGATCGGTTGCTCGGTTGTAGAGGGTGGAGTATGGCCTGTCGAATCAGACGGCTGTAGCCGGTCCGTAGGGTGGGCTGCATTGTTGAGTCGAAGCACCTCTATTGAGGTTGTGCCCGTTGCGGACGTCTCTTTGCCGTCTGTCTGCTCCTGTATGTCGGGTGACGGAGGTCTTTCTCCGGGAGGCAGAGGCTCCAGATCGAGACCCTGGCTTGGGTCGATCTTCAGCTTTCGGACTCCGCATTGTCTGAGCAGCTGGATGTCCTCAATATGGCGGATGAGGCGTTTATGAATAAGAAAAGGGGTCCGGTACCAGGGCTGGTCCATCTCGACGATAAACATGCCGGGTTTGAGTTGGTCGATCGTAATCGTTTTCACTGGTGTCCTGTACAAGGCCTACGGATGTTGAGTGCCGGATTGTCGGACCCGACAGTTGCGTGAACCGGGTCGTGAGCACGAGAGCCTGCCCATTGTGCTATCGGCATCCATTGAGCAGGACTTGATCTCAGTGAAGGAAATTCCAGCTCAACCTACGATGGCGTAGGCCCATCTGTGACCTCAAGATTCTGGCTGTGGCACCGATAGAGTTCATCAGAGCCCGTTGCTCTTCGATGAGACGCGGTGCCTCCGCTGTCCCTTATTCTCAAGAGGACTATGCGAAAACGGATACCTATTGATCAGCTGAAAATCGGCATGAAGGTCGAGAAACTCGACCGTTCCTGGTTGGCGACCCCGTTCTTGCGCAACCGGTTTACGATCACGTCTTCGGAACAAATTGCCAAACTCTATGCCAGTGGCGTCCAGCAACTCGATGTCGAGACGGACGATGCCGTCCCAGAGTCCAGCTCGATTATCTCAGCGATGGACGCGGAGGCTGAAATCATGCAGCCGACCGCTCCCCCCCCGGATCCAGAACCATCGCCCGTTCCCTTCGCCGAGGAGTTACCTGCCGCCAAACAGGCGTACAGCGCAGCGAAAGGAATCATTCAGCAGTCGATGGATGATGTCCGGATGGGTCGCGCGCTGAATATGGAGGCGGTGAGTGAGGTGGTCGGAAGTATGGCCGACAGTATCCTGCGCAGCCATGACGCACTCACCAGTTTGAGCCGCCTTAAACAGTTCGATGAGTACACCTTCTTCCATTCCGTCAACACCTCCATCCTGGCCCTCTCGGTCGGAAAACATGTCGGGTATGGCCGTGAGGCATTGATGCAGTTGGGGACCGGCATGCTCTTGCACGACATCGGGAAAACGCTGATCCCGCTCGAGATTTTGAACAAGCCTGGGCGCTATGAGGCCGGCGAGTTCGAGATCATGAAGCATCATGTGCTGCGCGGGGCAGAGATCCTGTCGAATACCACCGGCCTCAGCGATGTCTTCCTGAAACCCACCCTGGAGCATCATGAGCGGGTGGATGGGACCGGGTATCCTCATCGGCGGGCCAAAACCGACCTCAGCGAATTCGGCCTCATTGCCGCCATTGTGGACATCTACGATGCCGTGACGAGCGATCGCTGCTATCATAAAGGGAAAACGCCGCACGATACGCTGCAGCTGCTCTATCAATTGGGGACGAAGGGCCATGTGGATGGCGCGCTGGTTCAGCAGTTCGTCCAGGTCGTGGGGGTCTATCCCGTTGGGTCCTGCGTCTCCCTCAGCACGGGCGAAACGGCGATCGTGAAGCAAGTCAATCACCACGATTCACTTCAACCGGTCGTCCTGTTGGTCACGGATGAAGCCGGACACCGGCGATCACCTGCTCTCGACCTTGATCTCTCCGCGCAGACTTGCCAGCCGAAGCGGACGATCGCGTTAATCCTCGATCCAACCACGGTGGGGATCGATCCCTGCCATTATCTTGACAAGGACCCCACATGACGGAACAGGAATATAGCCCCTCACGTTCGTCGATTCTCATGGTCGGATTACCCCTCCAGCTGGTGATCGGGTCCGATCAGGGGAAAGTCAATTGCGGATCCACATTGCTGGGCTGGAAAGAGCGGGCCTGGCTGATTTGCGAATGGCCGTTTCATTTTGGCCAAGCCGTTCCCTGCGAACCGGGCACCAAGTGTCTCGTGCGGTATCTGGTAGACGGCAAGCTCATCGGCTATGAAAGCGAGGTTCGCACCACCCAGACCTCTCCCGTTCCACTCCTGTATCTTGCATTTCCTCAAACCGTGGAGGAGATCCACCTTCGTAAGTCTGTGCGCGTGCCCAGCAACGAACCGCTCCTCCTGGTCCGTGTCGATGGCGGGGGAATGGTCTATGCCGATTCCAGCGGGAACCCGACGATGGGCGGCCTCGTACAGGACCTCAGTGTGTCCGGCTGTCGAGTGGTCTTTCAACAGTCGCATCCGAACTTGCAACAGGGGTCCAGCGTTCAGCTGGAATTCGAGCTGATCGGCATCGGACATGTGAGTGACCTCAGCGGCGTGATTAAGAATGTGACTGAGCAGGGGAATACCAAGTCCGTCGGTATCGAGTTTCGTTTCAATGGGAAGGAATGTATCGAGTATCGCGGATGGGGAGGCAGCGTGCAAAAAGCCATCGAGTATGCGGTACTGCAAAAGGATCATATGCTTGGCGTGCCACCTGGTCCGGTAACGTTTGAATCGACCTAGCCCGCCCGTAGCTTGGCCATAGACGATAGCCGATACGACCATCGTCAGATTTGACAGAGTTGTCATTTTCCCCCCTGTGCCTTGCCTCCCATCCTGGAATCATCTTGCCACTTCATCGGCAACTCTTGCCTAGCACGAGAGACTGCGCGGCGGCTATTTCGAGAAAAATCTCTCAATATCCAGGCATTCATCAGATATTCCCTGCGGCACGCGAATTGAATTCTTCGTCCATGTCTCCTGACTGTACCTATCCATAGCCGTGGTAGGCGAGGGACTCAAGTTTTGATCCGGCTTGTCGATAGAGTAATCACTCACTGTATGAATGGTGCATTTTGGCAAAAACCGTAGAGAGCTTTTACAGACCCACCCCCGCGAGGCGAGAACTGCTGGCCTTATGGTCATTGGTGGAAACCGAGCAGATCAGCCAACAGGAACTGGGCAAACAAATCGGCGTCAGTAGCGCCATGGCGCATAACTACGTACAGGCCCTGGTGGACCATGGCTATGTCATGACGAGCGGCGAGACGAATCGAAGCATGCGATACCTCGTGACAGCCACCGGCCGCACCAGGTTAGCGACGTTGATGCGGGAGTATGCGAGTGAGATTGCGCGCATGTATTCGATCGCCAAAACCGAAGTCGAGAAGCGGCTCCATCAACTCTGGAAAGAAGGCATTCAAGCGGTCGTGGTCTTCGGGGCTGCGGAGACAGGCGAGTTGATCTATAGCGCCGTGAAATCCACGCCCATGCGTATCGTCGGCTGGGTGGATAACGATGTGGCCAAACATCAGCAACGATTCGGAGAATTGACCGTATGCCCACCCGACAGTATTGAATCATGCCGGCCGGACGCGGTGCTCATTGCGTCATCCGGTCAGACTGACGACATCCATTGGCAGCTTCGCCATCTCTCCAAGAAAGGAATCGCCGTTGTCACCCTTTGAACCCACACAGCCGCAGTATCGCGCAGGGATCATTGGCTTAGGCCAGATCGGCAATCTGTTCGATGAGGATCTCAAGCGCAAGGAGATCTGGAGTCATACGGGTGCGTACCTGGCGCTGCCGGATGTGGTGCTGGCGGCAGGCGCCGATTCAGATGCCGGGCGGAGGAACAGCTTCCTCAAACGGAGTGCAGGCGCCAAGGCCTACCATGACTATCGGGACATGTTGAAAGCGGAGCGCTTGGATGTTGTGAGTGTCTGCACTCCGACTGCGCTGCATCATGAGATGGTTCTTGCTGCGGTGCATGCCGGGGTCCGCGCGGTCTTTTGTGAAAAACCCTTGGCGGCGACACCGGAACAGGCAGCGGAGATGGTCGAGATCTGTCAATCCGCCGGGGTGTCGTTAGCCGTCAACCATACGAGGCGTTGGGAACCGATCTATGTGCGAGCGAAACAGCTGGTGGAGGAGGGCGCGATCGGTCGCATCGAAGCGATCGTCGGGTACTACCCTGGAAAAGTCTTCACGATGGGCACGCATCTCTTCGATCTCATGCGGTTCTTCGGTGGAGACGTCCAATGGGTCTGTGGGCAGTCGTGGAACGCGACCATGGCGTCGGACGAAGAGGGGAGTCTGTCCGGGCAACTGCAGTTTTGCTCAGGCGCCACTGGCTCCATCATTTCCGGCTGGGACCGGACCAACCATGTATTTGAACTGGATCTTGTCGGCAGCGCCGGACGGTTGCGCCTGTCCGGAGATGGAGCGGCGATAGATCTGTGGCGATTCAAAGAGAGTCCTCGCTATTCCGGTTATCGAGAGCTGGCGAAGGACGACGAGATCGGGCGGACGAGCGAGGGGAGCCACCCGCTCGTGAGTCGGCTCGTGACCGCGATGCGCGACGTCATTGACTGTATCGGCAATGGACAACGACCGGCATGCAGCGGGCCGGACGGCCTTGCGGCAGTGGATATTGCCTGCGCGCTTCGCGAGTCGGTGGCGCAGGGCAACAGCCGCGTGGAGTTGCCTCTCGTGAACTCAGTATCGATCTGTCGAACGTAAGGAGGAGACACCAGTGAAGAGTACCGCCACAGCCAGCAAGTTAGCGATCCTGGGAGGGGCGCCGGTCCGCAGCAAGCCTTTTCCTCCATACCCCACCATCGGGGATGAAGAAAAGAAAGCGGTGATGGAGGTCATGGACTCTGGACACCTGTCGAGTTTCTCTGCCAGCCGGCAGGGCTTCTTGGGTGGTGAACGGGTGCAAGCCTTCGAGGCGGCCTTTGCGGCCTATCATGCGATGACCTTCGGCGTCGCCTTCAACTCGGCGACATCCGGTCTGCATGCCGCCGTGGCTGCCTGTGGCGCTG harbors:
- the csrA gene encoding carbon storage regulator CsrA, with translation MLVLTRRRGEAITIGPNIRVVVLDIKGGQIRLGIEAPSTVEIHRDEVCVRIQEENQSAACTGVVPLAAFRRLLPAGRRSIA
- a CDS encoding flagellar assembly protein FliW — encoded protein: MKFSSTRFGALEVSDSSILTFPSGILGFPDWTRYVILDHGTDAPFKWLHCVEESSLAFVVLDPALFHANYRVEIPDEVLAEVKGTAADGLTLAVILTIPSEDPGRITANLRGPLLMNPSTRLCKQMVLSDDYATRYPIFAMPAACQPSLTESRSEAIPV
- a CDS encoding response regulator: MMKQSTTRKAKGAPQSSPSTSHSPIDQGLLDTLPIGVVQLDRHLQILSVNAEAARLLGYSADFCTAKPIQDIWQQQPGSVGHTIAARIRESLPTRRPIHTSRTTLAGPAQKSHPVEWSYVFLDGEGHLDGVLTIRDLTHEIELQDDCDRLACVAEESPSPIIELNADCNLIYANPAMTQLLQQFGFDAVGFPIVCPRELPRLVQRCLESGQEIRGEEVCLPQANFSWIFCPVPSQHLVRGYAVDMTDVKAAEEALRQSSQHLRDSNRQLDQALKDSQEAAEVKASFLATVSHELRTPMNGVIGMTGLLMDTEPSEEQQSYIETIRQCGEALLSLINDILEFGKIEAGKLELECIDFNLRTTVEDVLGQFAERAQTKGLEITGLVHAAVPTGLRGDPGRLRQILTNFVGNAIKFTDQGDVTVQAFLDQELDDKVIVRFEVTDSGIGIPPEVQARLFQPFTQADSSTSRKYGGTGLGLAISKQLIEQMGGQVGITSQSGQGSTFWCTAQFLKQTTSVLAIVPSAELAGRRVLIVDDNESNRMILHHLVTGWGMVDDLAQDAAAAMTLIEQQTAQGISYDVAIVDMVMPGKDGLQLAKELKAHPVGALVRLVILTSLVQRGHAELARQAGFVAYLTKPARHDQLANCLRTVLGLPCLVNTGQPTTMPATAPAPPLITRHTLAETKSLPRVLVAEDNLINQKLTVRMLEKLGYQSDVVENGRDVLAALERGGYAAILMDCQMPILDGFGATKLIRQREADAQASTTVDSPTACHIPIMALTANAMSGDRERCLAAGMDDYLTKPIRKEELKGALERWIHTSQPARAMDSGNTPSPESPVAADAVPMIFDTATMLRNIGGDRELLDQLIVLFLQRYQSMLENIRIALASQNQQDIEQSAHLLKGTAGNLCAPEVVLAAGRLEALGRLGTLLDAPIIYTQIEVAVVRLVKVMNARTASPPDTKNSTTGETP
- a CDS encoding DUF3391 domain-containing protein, with the translated sequence MKTITIDQLKPGMFIVEMDQPWYRTPFLIHKRLIRHIEDIQLLRQCGVRKLKIDPSQGLDLEPLPPGERPPSPDIQEQTDGKETSATGTTSIEVLRLNNAAHPTDRLQPSDSTGHTPPSTTEQPIAGHVAGTTERSSPPTKTQDSPGNQGTSLSSNAEQSTASTQPSPAGLSAPSSEDTAPLAPGTEGQPAQARSPDPQKQLHPGQATIQAAEAQKTYTESITSMERMFEELEAGIVPRPATLRLVVSNVLSRVLDDSSGMLSLLFLQKMKRFDRTLASHALDVCTLALIVAQTYGIPEGEMEALGAGALLHDIGYVRLPRNLYRKNHDLTEQERTVMQQHPALGQAILREAKEDRDAVVRIVAEHHERSDGSGFPHKLQGDSLSVLAQLVGLVDAYDGMVSRRGGRPAMLPHDAIRQLFRLGDTGQYAKELIQAMIGSLGVYPIGSLVQLNTTEQAVVVGMNPTQRLKPIIKVIMGAQGESYFTPILVDLGAQAVGASARSITKVMDPLQERVNVALFLETVEPEAA
- a CDS encoding DUF3391 domain-containing protein is translated as MRKRIPIDQLKIGMKVEKLDRSWLATPFLRNRFTITSSEQIAKLYASGVQQLDVETDDAVPESSSIISAMDAEAEIMQPTAPPPDPEPSPVPFAEELPAAKQAYSAAKGIIQQSMDDVRMGRALNMEAVSEVVGSMADSILRSHDALTSLSRLKQFDEYTFFHSVNTSILALSVGKHVGYGREALMQLGTGMLLHDIGKTLIPLEILNKPGRYEAGEFEIMKHHVLRGAEILSNTTGLSDVFLKPTLEHHERVDGTGYPHRRAKTDLSEFGLIAAIVDIYDAVTSDRCYHKGKTPHDTLQLLYQLGTKGHVDGALVQQFVQVVGVYPVGSCVSLSTGETAIVKQVNHHDSLQPVVLLVTDEAGHRRSPALDLDLSAQTCQPKRTIALILDPTTVGIDPCHYLDKDPT
- a CDS encoding flagellar brake protein, with protein sequence MTEQEYSPSRSSILMVGLPLQLVIGSDQGKVNCGSTLLGWKERAWLICEWPFHFGQAVPCEPGTKCLVRYLVDGKLIGYESEVRTTQTSPVPLLYLAFPQTVEEIHLRKSVRVPSNEPLLLVRVDGGGMVYADSSGNPTMGGLVQDLSVSGCRVVFQQSHPNLQQGSSVQLEFELIGIGHVSDLSGVIKNVTEQGNTKSVGIEFRFNGKECIEYRGWGGSVQKAIEYAVLQKDHMLGVPPGPVTFEST
- a CDS encoding Gfo/Idh/MocA family oxidoreductase — translated: MSPFEPTQPQYRAGIIGLGQIGNLFDEDLKRKEIWSHTGAYLALPDVVLAAGADSDAGRRNSFLKRSAGAKAYHDYRDMLKAERLDVVSVCTPTALHHEMVLAAVHAGVRAVFCEKPLAATPEQAAEMVEICQSAGVSLAVNHTRRWEPIYVRAKQLVEEGAIGRIEAIVGYYPGKVFTMGTHLFDLMRFFGGDVQWVCGQSWNATMASDEEGSLSGQLQFCSGATGSIISGWDRTNHVFELDLVGSAGRLRLSGDGAAIDLWRFKESPRYSGYRELAKDDEIGRTSEGSHPLVSRLVTAMRDVIDCIGNGQRPACSGPDGLAAVDIACALRESVAQGNSRVELPLVNSVSICRT